A single window of Plasmodium malariae genome assembly, chromosome: 8 DNA harbors:
- the PmUG01_08057700 gene encoding fam-l protein encodes MEQKTKTLLLINIVEIVLLSWVLHFNSDVVMFDMPLNKYCNCAKEFEARNYRLLGYKYNIDSKDIFTKEQMPNIGLTNKKDICNSEEGLQSKVNKSNGCSSTITRSRKKDMNKKSCTIETKKYSHLEKKIFKELDYENFLKKNRTITDKMYKKIMLKKYRLRFTLPLLFFSLFLIILLVDLSWGLINENGGGLWTALGVWTHLETLADGSLKKFLGSLKSFKEFWEPAFKETSKAVNEKLVLWHLFGILIYFIPFVILGFTLILGVIYYHKKVKKYEKIKFRKR; translated from the exons atggaacaaaaaacaaagacCCTCTtacttattaatattgttgAGATTGTCCTATTATCTTGGGTGCTTCATTTTAACAGTGATGtt gtcATGTTTGACATGCCATTGAATAAGTATTGCAATTGTGCGAAGGAATTTGAAGCAAGAAATTATCGATTACTAGgatataagtataatatcGATTCAAAggatatatttacaaaagaaCAAATGCCAAATATTGGTTTGAccaataaaaaagatatatgtaaCAGTGAGGAAGGGTTGCAAAGCAAAGTAAATAAATCAAATGGATGTTCATCAACTATAACAAGAAGTCgtaaaaaagatatgaataaaaaatcttGTACAATTGAaaccaaaaaatattcccatttggaaaaaaaaatattcaaggAACTCGATTATGagaattttcttaaaaaaaacagaacaaTTACTGATAagatgtacaaaaaaataatgcttaaaaaatacagattACGTTTTACTTtacctttattatttttttcactgtttttaataatactcTTAGTAGATTTATCATGGGGTTTGATTAATGAGAATGGGGGGGGGTTATGGACTGCATTAGGGGTTTGGACCCACTTAGAAACCTTGGCTGATGGTTCTCTGAAAAAGTTTTTAGGATCATTGAAAAGTTTCAAGGAGTTTTGGGAACCTGCTTTTAAGGAAACATCAAAGGCTGTTAATGAAAAACTCGTATTATGGCATTTATTTggtattttaatatatttcataccGTTCGTTATATTGGGTTTCACATTAATACTGGGGgttatttattatcataaaaaagttaaaaaatatgaaaaaattaagttcagaaaaaggtaa